The Oncorhynchus nerka isolate Pitt River linkage group LG5, Oner_Uvic_2.0, whole genome shotgun sequence nucleotide sequence CCATTTCCTTGAAGACTCCAATCCTCTCCATATCTGACTTCCCTCCTTCTGGGGGCATCTTTAGGGAATAACAGTGAGCCCAACCACCAATTACTATTCAATTTAATAGCTACCTCTGTAAATGTTGACCATTTCTATTCTCTTCAATTGTTATAATGGATTATATTCTCAACCCTTGATGAACTCTCCTAGGTTTATCTGTTATGAGATGACACCGTTGGAAATtccataataataatcaatcaataGATACTCTTTAATAAATAACGGAACTTTAAAATTCCGTATTATTCTAAAACAGAAATCTACCTTTAATTCGCGGGTCTTCGATCCGCAGCTTGGTTTAGAAAATTATGAATTGTTCTCGTTCCTGTATCTGTGTACATTGTGTTACCTTGGCGTCCGTTGTGCACAAGCGGGCGAGAGGAGGGGTTGTAGCTATCGTCTTTGCGGAGAATATTCGGATTCTATCTTGCCATGTAGCCTACGCCTTTTTACTTGTCAATAAAAGGAAAATATAATCTACATTCTCACTTGGCAATATTAAAACATTAGTGTGGGGTTGAGGGtatctctctacactctaactatGAATTATTCTCCACTGCAATGGTAACTTGCACACTGCACCACCACCTGGTAATATAATGAATCAATTATTTCGCAATTATTTTGTCTCACTTGCAAAAAATAGTTGAGTTTCCAACTAAACATAAACGGAATTAGCACAAATGCACCAGGGTTTACACAGTTTCAGCAACAACAACTAAACATAAACGGAATTAGCACATAGCCTAGACATCATTTGTAAATGCACCAGGGTTTACACAGTTTTAGCAACAACAACTAAACATAAACGGAATTAGCACATAGCCTAGACATCATTTGTAAATGCACCAGGGTTTACACAGTTTCAGCAACAACAACTAAACATAAACGGAATTAGCACATAGCCTAGACATCATTTGTAAATGCACCAGGGTTTACACAGTTTCAGCAACAACAACTAAACATAAACGGAATTAGCACATAGCCTAGACATCATTTGTAAATGCACCAGGGTTTACACAGTTTCAGCAACAACAACTAAACATAAACGGAATTAGCACATAGCCTAGACATCATTTGTAAATGCACCAGGGTTTACACAGTTTCAGCAACAACAACTAAACATGAACGGAATTAGCACATAGCCTAGACATCATTTGTAAATGCACCAGGGTTTACACAGTTTCAGCAACAACAACTAAACATAAACGGAATTAGCACATAGCCTAGACATCATTTGTAAATGCACCAGGGTTTACACAgtttcagcaacaacaacaaaacataaaCGGAATTAGCACATAGCCTAGACATCATTTGTAAATGCACCAGGGTTTACACAgtttcagcaacaacaacaaaacataaaCGGAATTAGCACATAGCCTAGACATCATTTGTAAATGCACCAGGGTTTACACAGTTTCAGCAACAACAACTAAACATAAACGGAATTAGCACATAGCCTAGACATCATTTGTAAATGCACCAGGGTTTACACAGTTTCAGCAACAACAACTAAACATAAACGGAATTAGCACATAGCCTAGACATCATTTGTAAATGCACCAGGGTTTACACAgtttcagcaacaacaacaaaacataaaCGGAATTAGCACATAGCCTAGACATCATTTGTAAATGCACCAGGGTTTACACAGTTTCAGCAACAACAACTAAACATAAACGGAATTAGCACATAGCCTAGACATCATTTGTAAATGCACCAGGGTTTACACAGTTTCAGCAACAACAACTAAACATAAACGGAATTAGCACATAGCCTAGACATCATTTGTAAATGCACCAGGGTTTACACAGTttcagcaacaacaaaacataaaCGGAATTAGCACATAGCCTAGACATCATTTGTAAATGCACCAGGGTTTACACAGTTTCAGCAACAACAACTAAACATAAACGGAATTAGCACATAGCCTAGACATCATTTGTAAATGCACCAGGGTTTACACAGTTTCAGCAACAACAACTAAACATAAACGGAATTAGCACATAGCCTAGACATCATTTGTAAATACACAGTTTCAGCAACAACAACTAAACACCAGGGTTTACACAgtttcagcaacaacaacaaaacataaaCGGAATTAGCACATAGCCTAGACATCATTTGTAAATGCACCAGGGTTTACACAGTTTCAGCAACAACAACTAAACATAAATGGAATTAGCACATAGCCTAGACATCATTTGTAAATGCACCAGGGTTTACACAGTTTCAGCAACAACAACTAAACATAAACGGAATTAGCACATAGCCTAGACATCATTTGTAAATGCACCAGGGTTTACACAGTTTCAGCAACAACAACTAAAATATGGGCAATCAGTTATTTTCTGTCAACGTTTATTGATAGGACGACATTTATTTTTCAAATTAATTTTCAGACAAAGTATCATTCCTTTCTAATAATCCAATAGGCGAATATTCAAACAGGCCTAATCAAACGTTGTGTTGTGATAATGATAATTGTTATTGTTACTGTTAGCACATACTAGTTGCCTACCTCTACACAACAATAGAGTAGTGTGATTTACTGAACGCACAGTATTTGCATCACAGTATTTGTTTAGTAGTTGCTTAGTAACAGATTATATTGTGTCGTAGCATAAAGCGCACTGCAGACTTCATGCACACAAAATGAACAAACTGCGTGAAAGGTAAGTCAGTAAAAACAATCAACGTGGGTTCTTATTTGATGTTTTAAAGCGTAGGTGTATCCTAGCAAACATATTGTAAAAATATAGGGATGTATTGCAGACTCTGAGGCAAGGGTATGAAGTCGGGTTATAAAATCGATGCTCCAAAGAAACACAGCCAAGAAAAGGTGTTTCGTGCCATCACGGATGCCACCCGAGATGAAGGAGGGAAACCGACTTCACACCAAGGTATTCAGCACAAGATAAAACAGACAGGCACTTTAGAACTGGGACGTTTCATGAGCTCAGATCAGCTGTTATGACGCACCACAGCTGTTGTTGAGGTGAGTTAGGGAGTGACTTTAAAGTGAAGGAAAACCATTGAAAATATTAACCTTTGTAGATCACACTTTAATCGAACCACAGTAGAAGTGAAATCACTCAACAAATATAAAGAACAAGTTAATTTCCCACAATCTTTGGTTTCCTTCTATTCTGTAAAATATTCAGTTTGTTTGCCTCAGATCCACAACAGTCTGGGAaaatgggccctggtaaaaaataatgcacagaaacacacaacctgccaGTTGAACCACATGATTTGTTCTCCTCAGAGAGCCTTGCCACTCAGGTGGAGAGGGCTGAGAGACTACTGAAGGGTAGAGCAGAAGGGGGAGACAAGCAGGCCCTTTTCCTGCTGGGACAGCTGTACTATTATGAGGTAACAGCTCCCCCATTCATATATCATATGCCCATATACTGGACATAGAAATGTAGCTAGGCATGTGGTTTCCTCTGATATAATGGAGCCATGTAGGAGCCATTTCAGTAGTGCAGAAATACCAGTGAGGTATACTGATCTTGAGCGATGATGCCCTGGTTTTCTGATTGTACTTTACTGCTGGGCCAGGGGCGCtatgaggaggcagagagagtctTTGACGGCCTTAAGGACAGCGATCCCAGAGCCCTCTTCCAGCTAGCTGTCATGTATTATGATGGCCTGGGCACTGCTATGGATCAAGTGAGTCACGGTATTGATAGTGTTGTGCATTCTTCCTTGTTTGGTTTACTGGGTTTCCACCTCATAATAAATTATAATGGGTAACTGAAGAACCCAATGGAGCATCTCTAAAAACTGCTCACTGTCACGCCTGctactatcaaatcaaatcaaatgtatttatatagcccttagtacatcagctgatatatcaaagtgctgtacagaaacccagcctaaagcaatgcaggtgtagaagcacggtggctaggaaaaactccctaggaaggccaaaacctaggaagaaacctagagagtaaccaggctatgaggggtggccagtcctcttctggctgtgttactaccatgttataCATTCAAACTACTGTAAGTCTACCAAACATACCTCATGTTGAGTAGTCTCCCTAGGCAGATGGGTTGCCTTCCACAATGTAACCTGTTTGTTGCGTTGGTCTGGGTTTTTACAGTGTGTTGTACTCCTCTCCAGGCAAGGGCAGTGGACTACATGAGGGGAGTTGTCCAGTGGAATAACCCAGAGGCAGGCTCCATCAGATACACTGCTCTGTATCACATTGGCATAGCCTACCTGGAGGGCTATGGGGTCCAGAAATCCAATACAGAAGCAGAAAGGTCAGCAGAAGCACACGCACAATGTTTGAGATGTTTGCTGACTCATGGAGAACTGTTGTGGCAGTGACTGTGTTGTTTTTCTCACCCAGTTACTGGCTCCTTGCTGCTGATGAGGGAAACCCCAGAGCCTGTGTAAAAGCTCAGAGTTCTCTGGGTATGTTCTACTCTAGACCTGAGACACAGGACCTCAAAAGGGTATGCTGTGTTTACTGTACCCACGAGATGTTTCACCTTGATCAATAATTCAGGATTCTATTTCAACTATTCCCTTTCATAACTCGGTTTCCccactgtgtgcatgtgtgtgccctGTGCTCCAGGCGTTCTTCTGGCACTCAGAGGCCTGTGGCAATGGCAGTCTGGAGTCCCAGGGTGCACTGGGGATCATGTACTTGTATGGTCAGGGCATCCAGCAGGACCCCAAGGCTGCCATTGAGTGCCTGAAGGAAGCGGCTGAGCGGGGGAATGTGTACGCCCAGGCCCACCTGGCTGCCTACTACTACCACAGGAAGCTCTACTCCAGAGCAGCAGCCCTTGCCAAAAGGTACTGTCATAGGGTATATCATACAGTAAAATCCCTGTTCTGTCCACAGGTTATCCACCTTTGTAGAAGTCAATCCACCACAATAATGACACAGTTAAGTGTGATAGTCTTTTTCAATCAATCTCCCTTTGACACATATAATAGTATCCTAACCAACAGCAATTTGATTTCCCTCTGAACCATATTCATTATGCTGTTGCTGGTAACATACCCCATAGAGCCGGTCCCATCAGAGTCGTTCCAACCAGCAGTAAGACAAAGAGTCCTTGGAAGCAGTGTAGCGTGTTGTTCATGTCGGTATGAGAGACGAGACACAGCCCGCAAAATACCACGGCAGCCCTTTTGTTTATTGGAATTGAAAATGTAAATGGGTTGCAAAAAAGGGCAGTTAAATACATAAGACACTAACCATCTGTAAAACACTAAAGCAGTGATGAATATGGATGGTTTATTAGATAGAAGTCGAGGTTAAAAAAAAGATATGCTGCGGCCAAGGCTAACCTACTACCCTCTATTTCCACAAGGAAAATGATTGAAGCTATTAAATTGTAGGCTGTAATGTTCCGGAGTGACACCTCAATGGAAAAATCTATATTCCAATGTAAATGTCAGGCAACTGAGCATATTTAAGAAAATTATTATTTGTGTGCCAAAGAAGTCATCTTCCCACAATGAAAATGTAGGATTACCAATTACGATGACATTGCTGCCATCGCCATGGTCACCGACTGCCTGCCTGAATACGTAATTAAGGGTGTGGCCATTGCTCTTTTCTACTACGCCCGCTGTCTGGAACTGGGAAAGGGGGTTCCTCAGAGC carries:
- the lrp2bp gene encoding LRP2-binding protein, with translation MKSGYKIDAPKKHSQEKVFRAITDATRDEGGKPTSHQESLATQVERAERLLKGRAEGGDKQALFLLGQLYYYEGRYEEAERVFDGLKDSDPRALFQLAVMYYDGLGTAMDQARAVDYMRGVVQWNNPEAGSIRYTALYHIGIAYLEGYGVQKSNTEAESYWLLAADEGNPRACVKAQSSLGMFYSRPETQDLKRAFFWHSEACGNGSLESQGALGIMYLYGQGIQQDPKAAIECLKEAAERGNVYAQAHLAAYYYHRKLYSRAAALAKRITNYDDIAAIAMVTDCLPEYVIKGVAIALFYYARCLELGKGVPQSKEKAWQYFTKAARLNPEVCQDLQRDIIFSRM